From a single Nitrogeniibacter mangrovi genomic region:
- a CDS encoding endonuclease domain-containing protein: protein MQGQTSHRNKHLAKALRKRMTDAERRLWHGLRSRQMAVKFRRQHPFNGYVLDFVCLELKLVIEVDGGQHAEDAEHDAARTRALERAGFRVLRFWNNEVLMQTDAVLERIFREINPSPPQPSP from the coding sequence ATGCAAGGACAAACATCCCACCGGAACAAACACCTTGCCAAAGCACTGCGTAAGCGCATGACCGATGCCGAACGCAGGTTGTGGCACGGTCTGCGCAGCCGCCAAATGGCCGTCAAATTCCGTCGCCAACATCCATTCAATGGCTACGTGCTCGACTTCGTTTGTCTCGAGCTCAAGTTGGTGATCGAGGTGGATGGCGGACAGCACGCGGAAGACGCCGAGCACGATGCCGCAAGGACACGCGCACTCGAACGCGCCGGCTTCCGGGTGTTGCGCTTCTGGAACAATGAGGTGCTGATGCAGACGGATGCGGTGCTTGAGCGCATTTTCCGGGAAATCAACCCATCCCCACCCCAGCCCTCCCCTTGA